A window of Candidatus Thorarchaeota archaeon genomic DNA:
ACATACGATGACCAAGCCTCAACAGCAACCAGCGAGAATTGCCATATTGAGAAAATTTGGGCATTGCAGAGGATAGATTTCCTGAAGTTGCTTGTACTGCAGCAGGGCGAAACCGAATCCCTTCGAAGACAAATAGTATCTCTTGGATTTCAATATGGCATCGTAATCGAAGACTATACTGGTCTTGTGCTTACATCATTAGAAACGCAGGCTGAGGACTCCAGCGGATACTTCGAAACAACACAACAAGCTGGCCAGACAAGAACTCCTACGGCACCAGGATATGGCGATAGCTTGCCGTGTGGCATCGCTGATTCCGGTGTTTTGATTGCATTAGGGATTCTAGGTCTCGTGTTGAGCATGGGCATTGGATTTGTAGCATGGACATGGATTAGAAGACCAAGATAATCTATGGTAGCGGAGTACTCTCAACCGACTTTCAGGCCCCCATAGAATCATGGGGAATGATTGTTTTAGGACGTAGCGGAGCAGAGAGAAAACAATAGGAATGAGATAATCTGCAACTACATATCCTATACCCCTACCTCTATTGTGTAAACACCCCATGTAAGTAGCAGATAGAGCATCATTACAAACACAGCTATCATAGCTATAGATTCAAGCGAATTCACCTTCGAATCATCTGCTATCATTTGCCGTAATACGAACATGCTTGGGAATGCAAAGAACAGGAGAACTACTGAGAACAGGTCAATTGGAATAACACCGCCTATGAGTCCTGCGGCAATAAGGGTGTAGCCGAAGACAACGAAGAATACCTGCACAATCCCTCCAAAGGCATTTGAAAGCGCGACCTCGATGCGCTCCTTTCTATGACTTGATGCCACGATAATATACTCGGGGGTTCCGCTGAAAATGACCAATAATAGAGCTGCATGTATGAAGCTCAAATTCAAGCCTTCATCTGAAGAAGCGAAGGTTGCAAATGATGAAAGAGCTTCACCGCCTACAAGAGCACCAAATGATGCCAATATGAGGAATAGGACCACCTTCTTCGGCGTCAGCTCTTCATGATGGATTTCGCAAACCCGCTGATCATCTTCGCCACTTGGAAGGCATCTACCGTAATATTTCGTGATTCTGTAGAGATAAGCAATGAATACCGATAGAAGCGCCGTTCCGAAAACCAACAGCTCGTCGCTCGTTAGGTGAGCAGCAATCTCCATATCCGGAGGGGCAAACACATGAACCAGCAACATTGAAAGTCCTACAGCTAGGCTGATCACAGATCCCATCGACAACAGATCGGACCCAACCCAATTGATTGCGTCTGGCAGTTGGTACGAACCCGTCTCGTCCTTTGGCAGCACCAACGTGTACAAAGCGAACACTAGCGAATTCATGAAAATCGTGGCTAGAGCAAGTACCCAAGCCATCTCATACTCACCCCCCAGAAGGAGGAATGTGAGGACACATATCTCAGGAATAGTGCTTGCTATACTTGCGTAAATTCCGCTGACATAGTCAGTCATGTTCAGATTCTCTGAGATGCCTTCGACCGAAATCACAAAGGCTTCACAGGCTCCAGCAATTACCATTACTCCCCCAGCAAGCTCAATCAAAGCAACTACATACACGCCAAGATGGATACCCACTGTTTCAACACCTATGAGAACAGCAAGCAGAATCATCCCAATCAAGTAAGCATACTGCCAACCTTTCAGGTTCATCGCTTCTCTCCACGCCCCCAGCACCAGTGACTACATTTTAAGTCTAGCTCTCAGCAACTCGCGTTGTTCACGAAAAACGCATATTTGAGAGAATATAATAGAGGAGAATATACCTCTCGGCATCACAGGAGACTTACCCATGGTCAACTACTTGGCTGATATTCCAGCCGGCCCAGACCCCCCTTCAGAAATCTACGCCATTATCGAACTAACTCGTGCGAGTAAGAACAAATTCGAGTACGACACAACGCTGAACCTATTCAAATTAGACCGCGTGCTGTATACGTTCGCTCCGTTTGACTATGGTTTCATACCGCGCACCCTTGATGCTGATGGGGATCCACTGGATGTCATTCTGCTCATCAAACAGCCTACCTTCACCTCCTGTATGGTCCACGCACGACCTATAGGTATGATGGAAATGAATGACATGGGCGAGATAGATGACAAAATAATAGCGGTACCCATGAACGAACCGTACTACCGTGATGTAAAAAGCATCATAGACATCCCCCGGAGCACCGTTGATGAACTGCACTTTTTCTACGACAATTACAAAACCGCTGAAGGCGGCCACACAGAAATCAAACGGTTCAAAGAACTGAGTGACGCCTACAAAACCATCAATCGTTGCATGGAAGCTTATCATGAAGAAAAAGAAAAGGAATGAAAGGGAGGACAATCTGTTCTACTAGCCCATAACGCGTAGTCACAATAAACCGATTGAATCCACCGATAGGAGCCACCAAAATGAACAACAAAATCAGGTGCAAAGCTGTCATTTTTGATTTCGATGGCACTCTTGCAGACAGTATGCCATTCCTCGAAAAAATCGGGGTCAAAGTCATGCAGGAGTATTACGATGTGAGCAAAGCTGAGGCAACCAGGAGATACCGCTCAACTACGGGTCTACCATATGAACAACAGATAGAAATGAACTTCCCGGACGCGTCGCAGAATGAGGAGGCAATAGAGGATTTTGAAAGGCAGAAGATCGAGAGAATTTTCGAACAAGGTCTTTTTCAGGACGCGCCAGTTACGATTGAGAAGCTCTATGAAAGGGACTTCGCTCTGTTCGTATCTTCTTCGACCTTCGAGAGCACCATCACGGAATATTTCGAACGAAAATCAATGCTTCACTATTTCGAAGACATAATGGGATATCGACAGGGATTCGAGAAGGGTGCCGATCATTTCAAGCATGTAGAATCAAAGTATGCTATTCCCCTTCAACAAGTCGTTTTCATTGGAGATTCACTCAAAGATTATGAAAGGGCAAACGGATTGGTGAAGTTCATCGCCAAGGAAGGTATGTTCAGCGCGAACGATTTCTCGGAAGTGGGGCACAATGGTCACGTTGTCGAACGGCTTGAGCAGATTCCTCCACTTGTTGTACTGAACTGATTGGCAAGTCATGCTTGCTTCTTCGGGTTCAGAATGGTTGATGGAGCCAGTTCAAGTAATCTAATGCGTTGCGCTCGGAACAGGTGAAACAGGCGATTCTTCAAGTCCAACACGGTTCATGCGTTCAAGGACAAGTTTTACTTTACTTCGCATATCTTCAGGTACCGTAACCAGATTCTCGGCTGGTTGCTCCTCGAGAATGTGGAGTATTTTCTCCAGAGACGTTTTCTTCATATCTCTGCAAATGGCGTTCTCATTGGCCGCAATAATCACTTTGTTGGGATGGTTGTTTCGGAGCTGGTCAACTAATCCCACTTCTGTGGCGATAATAAATGCCTCATCATCTGATTGGGCTACATATTCTGCCATCTTCCCAGTCGAGCCAACAATATCAGCCACGTCCTGAACATCAGGTGGACACTCAGGATGCACAAGAACGGTAGCGTTCGGGTATTCTTCCTTGAGACGCTGAATTTCCTTCACATCAAATTTCTGATGTACATAGCAGTGACCGTCTTCAGCGATATCGACAATCTCTGTGTCTGTTTGTGTTCTAGTATATCTTGCTAGATTCACATCAGGACCAAAAAGGACCTTGGGTGTTCTCAGGCTTTCTACAACATCGACTGCGTTACTAGAGGTGCAGATTATGTCACATTCTGATTTCGTTTCCGCGGTGGTATTCACGTACACAACAGCAGGAGCGCCAGGATGTTGCTCTTTTGCTTTTCGAACTCGTTCAGCACTGCAGTAGCTTGCTAGGGGACACAAAGCCTCTGGATCAGGAATGTATACGGGTGTGTCATCTGCCAAGACAGAGGCCATCTCGGCCATGAATTTCACACCAGCAAAAATCACCATATCATGACCGTTGACATCAGAAGCGATTCTTGCCAGCTGTAGAGAATCACCGACATGGTCGGCTATGTCCTGGACTGCTAGTGGCTGGTAGTTATGGGCGAGTATCAATGCATTTCGTTGTTTTTTGAGGCTAAGAATTCGGTTCTTGATTGAGTTGTCGTCACTCAACACAATACACCCATCTGAAGTGATGTAAAGACTATTTTAATAGAATTCCAAGAGGCAAGCCTTGGCGGCTTTCAGATATTGCGGCAAGAATTGCCACAAAATCGCTAGTTTCATTTAAGTGTGGAAATCATGTAGAGTATTGTTACAAGACGAGGAGGTCAGACTACGAAAATAGGAATCGTCAGCAGGAATGACGTCAATATGCTTGATGACGCAGAACGAGTATACAACATACTCCAAGAG
This region includes:
- the nadA gene encoding quinolinate synthase NadA translates to MKNRILSLKKQRNALILAHNYQPLAVQDIADHVGDSLQLARIASDVNGHDMVIFAGVKFMAEMASVLADDTPVYIPDPEALCPLASYCSAERVRKAKEQHPGAPAVVYVNTTAETKSECDIICTSSNAVDVVESLRTPKVLFGPDVNLARYTRTQTDTEIVDIAEDGHCYVHQKFDVKEIQRLKEEYPNATVLVHPECPPDVQDVADIVGSTGKMAEYVAQSDDEAFIIATEVGLVDQLRNNHPNKVIIAANENAICRDMKKTSLEKILHILEEQPAENLVTVPEDMRSKVKLVLERMNRVGLEESPVSPVPSATH
- a CDS encoding inorganic diphosphatase encodes the protein MVNYLADIPAGPDPPSEIYAIIELTRASKNKFEYDTTLNLFKLDRVLYTFAPFDYGFIPRTLDADGDPLDVILLIKQPTFTSCMVHARPIGMMEMNDMGEIDDKIIAVPMNEPYYRDVKSIIDIPRSTVDELHFFYDNYKTAEGGHTEIKRFKELSDAYKTINRCMEAYHEEKEKE
- a CDS encoding HAD family hydrolase, whose amino-acid sequence is MNNKIRCKAVIFDFDGTLADSMPFLEKIGVKVMQEYYDVSKAEATRRYRSTTGLPYEQQIEMNFPDASQNEEAIEDFERQKIERIFEQGLFQDAPVTIEKLYERDFALFVSSSTFESTITEYFERKSMLHYFEDIMGYRQGFEKGADHFKHVESKYAIPLQQVVFIGDSLKDYERANGLVKFIAKEGMFSANDFSEVGHNGHVVERLEQIPPLVVLN